In one window of Thermoleophilia bacterium DNA:
- a CDS encoding DUF2007 domain-containing protein has translation MNFGFKESASDDSEEASGAGPDKVNDEPVVLATFYDPVEAEIVLAKLRSAGIPCFSRHEALSVVMGLTVDGAGKQEIMVLPSDLAAARAALEISADEPANPDESVTPDQ, from the coding sequence ATGAACTTCGGCTTTAAGGAAAGCGCATCTGACGATTCCGAGGAAGCCAGCGGCGCCGGGCCGGACAAAGTCAATGACGAGCCGGTAGTGCTAGCAACCTTTTATGACCCGGTGGAGGCCGAAATAGTACTTGCGAAACTGCGGAGTGCGGGAATCCCCTGCTTTTCGAGGCACGAGGCTTTATCAGTGGTTATGGGGCTTACAGTAGATGGTGCGGGAAAGCAGGAGATCATGGTTCTGCCGAGCGATTTGGCGGCTGCCCGAGCGGCTTTGGAGATCTCTGCAGACGAGCCAGCGAATCCAGACGAGTCAGTAACTCCAGATCAGTGA
- the ltaE gene encoding low-specificity L-threonine aldolase, which translates to MAEVGEVIDLRSDTVTRPSEAMRKAMAEAPVGDDVYREDPTVNQLQEEVAELLGKEAALFVPSGTMSNQLCLHTLAKPGEEVIVHEEAHVLLYEAGSAAALSGLQLRPVPGPLGVFSAETVEANICPVGEHYARTAVVEVENTHNRCGGTIWPLEALERVTEVARAHGLRVHLDGARLWNAHVATGVPLQAYAALADSVSVCFSKGLGAPVGSALAGTREFVEEARYHRKQYGGAMRQAGIIAAGALYALRHNIGRLAEDHENAQLLADYLRQVPGLSIDHPVQTNIVIANVELLGGGARVVAALKEAGVLCGLAGLNRVRFVTHLDVSKEQAKRAGEIAVRVLERLNATRKP; encoded by the coding sequence ATGGCCGAAGTCGGAGAGGTCATTGACCTTCGCAGCGATACTGTGACAAGACCCAGTGAGGCCATGCGCAAAGCCATGGCCGAGGCTCCAGTGGGGGACGATGTCTACCGTGAGGATCCTACTGTTAACCAACTCCAGGAAGAGGTAGCGGAACTTCTTGGCAAGGAAGCCGCGCTATTTGTGCCTTCGGGCACTATGAGCAACCAGCTCTGTCTTCATACTCTAGCTAAGCCGGGCGAAGAGGTGATAGTGCATGAAGAAGCGCACGTGCTCTTGTATGAAGCTGGGTCGGCAGCTGCACTGTCAGGGCTGCAACTTCGCCCGGTGCCCGGTCCACTTGGCGTGTTTTCCGCCGAAACGGTAGAAGCCAACATTTGCCCTGTGGGCGAACATTACGCCCGCACGGCGGTGGTGGAGGTAGAAAATACTCATAATCGATGCGGGGGGACGATCTGGCCGCTTGAGGCGCTAGAGAGGGTAACCGAGGTGGCTCGTGCTCATGGGCTTAGAGTTCACCTAGACGGCGCCCGTCTGTGGAACGCTCATGTGGCAACTGGAGTTCCGCTGCAGGCCTATGCAGCTCTTGCTGACTCAGTGTCAGTGTGCTTTTCGAAGGGCCTCGGGGCACCAGTGGGATCGGCTTTAGCCGGGACCCGCGAGTTTGTCGAGGAGGCTCGCTACCACCGCAAGCAGTATGGCGGAGCCATGCGCCAGGCAGGAATAATCGCCGCGGGCGCGCTCTATGCCCTCAGGCACAATATTGGCCGGCTCGCGGAGGATCATGAGAATGCTCAGCTGCTGGCCGACTACCTCCGGCAAGTACCCGGATTGTCCATTGATCATCCGGTGCAAACCAACATCGTTATTGCTAATGTGGAGCTTCTTGGGGGCGGGGCAAGAGTAGTGGCGGCCCTCAAGGAGGCCGGGGTGCTTTGTGGGCTTGCTGGGCTAAACAGGGTGCGGTTTGTAACTCATCTTGACGTGTCCAAAGAACAAGCCAAGAGAGCTGGTGAGATAGCAGTCAGAGTCCTTGAGCGGCTGAATGCGACAAGAAAACCGTAA
- a CDS encoding HDIG domain-containing protein produces MNRQEALALVRERVRQENLVRHMLATEAIMGALARRLGEPEERWKLAGLLHDLDVEETTEHFNQHGLLATEWLRERGFADEQVLGAIRAHNPANGTQPSNLMEKALFACDCLTGLITAAALIRPEKKLAFVTLKSLKKRFKEPAFAKGARREDIMTCTELGLELDEFLELGLNAMQEVADELRL; encoded by the coding sequence TTGAATCGGCAAGAGGCATTGGCTTTGGTGAGGGAGCGGGTACGGCAGGAGAACTTGGTGCGGCATATGTTGGCCACCGAAGCCATCATGGGGGCGCTTGCTCGCCGTCTGGGTGAACCTGAGGAGCGCTGGAAACTGGCGGGCTTGCTGCACGATCTCGATGTGGAAGAAACCACGGAGCACTTTAACCAGCATGGGCTACTTGCAACCGAGTGGCTTAGAGAGCGTGGGTTCGCAGACGAACAGGTCTTGGGTGCCATAAGAGCGCACAACCCCGCCAATGGTACCCAGCCAAGCAATCTCATGGAAAAGGCCCTTTTTGCCTGTGACTGTCTCACCGGGCTGATCACTGCCGCTGCGCTCATAAGACCAGAGAAGAAACTCGCCTTTGTTACGCTCAAGAGCCTGAAGAAACGCTTCAAGGAACCTGCGTTTGCCAAAGGGGCTCGACGGGAGGACATCATGACCTGCACCGAGCTCGGTCTCGAGTTGGACGAGTTCCTCGAGCTTGGTCTCAACGCCATGCAGGAGGTGGCCGATGAACTTCGGCTTTAA